A genomic window from Gossypium hirsutum isolate 1008001.06 chromosome D12, Gossypium_hirsutum_v2.1, whole genome shotgun sequence includes:
- the LOC107929289 gene encoding alpha-1,3-mannosyl-glycoprotein 2-beta-N-acetylglucosaminyltransferase isoform X1 has protein sequence MAKLSCDFRYLLIPAAFVFIYIQMRLFTTQSEYADRMAEAVDAEHHCTSQMRLLIDQISMQQEQIVALEEGKKRKDQECAQLKTLVNDLEKKALQRVIDKTQVPVAAVVIMACNRADYLERTVASVLKYQSSVASKYPLFVSQDGSDPRVKTKALSYKELTYMQHIDYDPVHTDRPGELIAYYKIARHYKWALDELFYKHNFDRVIILEDDMEIAPDFFDYFEAAAALLDKDKSIMAVSSWNDNGQKQFVYDPYALYRSDFFPGLGWMLTRSVWNELSPKWPKAYWDDWLRLKENHKGRQFLRPEVCRTYNFGEHGSSMGQFFEKYLAPIKMNDVKVDWKSQDLSYLTEDKYAQYFADILKMAKPIPGTDPALMASNIEGDIRIQYRDQSDFEYIAQQFGVFEEWKDGVPRTAYKGVVVFRYHPPRRVFLVGPDSLQQLGIENA, from the exons ATGGCTAAGCTAAGCTGCGATTTCCGGTACCTTCTCATCCCCGCTGCATTCGTATTCATATACATCCAG ATGCGGCTTTTCACCACGCAATCTGAATATGCAGATCGAATGGCAGAAGCG GTCGATGCAGAGCACCATTGTACGAGTCAAATGCGACTACTAATTGATCAAATTAGTATGCAACAAGAGCAAATCGTGGCCCTGGAAG AGGGGAAGAAGCGAAAGGATCAGGAGTGCGCACAATTGAAGACTCTTGTTAATGATCTTGAAA AGAAAGCTCTTCAAAGAGTAATTGACAAAACACAG GTACCTGTGGCAGCTGTAGTAATCATGGCGTGCAATCGTGCTGATTATCTGGAAAGGACAGTTGCGTCTGTCTTAAA GTATCAGAGCTCTGTTGCTTCGAAGTATCCACTTTTTGTATCTCag GATGGATCAGATCCAAGGGTTAAAACTAAGGCTTTGAGTTATAAGGAGCTAACTTATATGCAG CACATAGATTATGATCCGGTGCATACAGACCGGCCTGGGGAATTGATCGCATACTACAAGATTGCCC GTCACTACAAATGGGCATTGGATGAGCTGTTCTACAAGCACAATTTTGACCGAGTAATCATACTTGAAG ATGATATGGAAATTGCCCCTGATTTTTTTGATTACTTTGAGGCAGCTGCTGCACTTCTCGACAAGGACAA GTCAATTATGGCTGTTTCCTCATGGAATGACAATGGGCAAAAGCAGTTTGTGTATGACCCAT ATGCACTTTATCGCTCAGATTTCTTTCCTGGTCTTGGCTGGATGCTTACTAGATCTGTATGGAATGAGCTATCACCAAAATGGCCAAAAGC TTACTGGGATGACTGGTTGAGATTAAAAGAGAATCACAAAGGTCGACAATTCCTTCGTCCTGAAGTGTGCAGAACATATAATTTCGGCGAGCAT GGTTCAAGCATGGGGCAGTTTTTCGAAAAATACCTTGCACCTATTAAGATGAATGACGTCAAG GTGGACTGGAAGTCACAGGATTTGAGCTACCTAACTGAG GACAAATATGCACAATACTTTGCAGACATTTTGAAAATGGCAAAACCTATCCCTGGAACAGACCCTGCTCTTATGGCATCTAATATAGAAGGAGATATACGTATTCAGTATAGGGACCAATCAGACTTTGAATACATTGCACAGCAATTTGGAGTTTTTGAAGAATGGAAG GACGGTGTACCAAGGACAGCGTATAAAGGAGTAGTGGTTTTCAGATACCACCCACCAAGACGTGTATTTCTGGTTGGTCCTGACTCTCTACAGCAGCTTGGGATTGAAAATGCTTGA
- the LOC107929289 gene encoding alpha-1,3-mannosyl-glycoprotein 2-beta-N-acetylglucosaminyltransferase isoform X2, which translates to MRLLIDQISMQQEQIVALEEGKKRKDQECAQLKTLVNDLEKKALQRVIDKTQVPVAAVVIMACNRADYLERTVASVLKYQSSVASKYPLFVSQDGSDPRVKTKALSYKELTYMQHIDYDPVHTDRPGELIAYYKIARHYKWALDELFYKHNFDRVIILEDDMEIAPDFFDYFEAAAALLDKDKSIMAVSSWNDNGQKQFVYDPYALYRSDFFPGLGWMLTRSVWNELSPKWPKAYWDDWLRLKENHKGRQFLRPEVCRTYNFGEHGSSMGQFFEKYLAPIKMNDVKVDWKSQDLSYLTEDKYAQYFADILKMAKPIPGTDPALMASNIEGDIRIQYRDQSDFEYIAQQFGVFEEWKDGVPRTAYKGVVVFRYHPPRRVFLVGPDSLQQLGIENA; encoded by the exons ATGCGACTACTAATTGATCAAATTAGTATGCAACAAGAGCAAATCGTGGCCCTGGAAG AGGGGAAGAAGCGAAAGGATCAGGAGTGCGCACAATTGAAGACTCTTGTTAATGATCTTGAAA AGAAAGCTCTTCAAAGAGTAATTGACAAAACACAG GTACCTGTGGCAGCTGTAGTAATCATGGCGTGCAATCGTGCTGATTATCTGGAAAGGACAGTTGCGTCTGTCTTAAA GTATCAGAGCTCTGTTGCTTCGAAGTATCCACTTTTTGTATCTCag GATGGATCAGATCCAAGGGTTAAAACTAAGGCTTTGAGTTATAAGGAGCTAACTTATATGCAG CACATAGATTATGATCCGGTGCATACAGACCGGCCTGGGGAATTGATCGCATACTACAAGATTGCCC GTCACTACAAATGGGCATTGGATGAGCTGTTCTACAAGCACAATTTTGACCGAGTAATCATACTTGAAG ATGATATGGAAATTGCCCCTGATTTTTTTGATTACTTTGAGGCAGCTGCTGCACTTCTCGACAAGGACAA GTCAATTATGGCTGTTTCCTCATGGAATGACAATGGGCAAAAGCAGTTTGTGTATGACCCAT ATGCACTTTATCGCTCAGATTTCTTTCCTGGTCTTGGCTGGATGCTTACTAGATCTGTATGGAATGAGCTATCACCAAAATGGCCAAAAGC TTACTGGGATGACTGGTTGAGATTAAAAGAGAATCACAAAGGTCGACAATTCCTTCGTCCTGAAGTGTGCAGAACATATAATTTCGGCGAGCAT GGTTCAAGCATGGGGCAGTTTTTCGAAAAATACCTTGCACCTATTAAGATGAATGACGTCAAG GTGGACTGGAAGTCACAGGATTTGAGCTACCTAACTGAG GACAAATATGCACAATACTTTGCAGACATTTTGAAAATGGCAAAACCTATCCCTGGAACAGACCCTGCTCTTATGGCATCTAATATAGAAGGAGATATACGTATTCAGTATAGGGACCAATCAGACTTTGAATACATTGCACAGCAATTTGGAGTTTTTGAAGAATGGAAG GACGGTGTACCAAGGACAGCGTATAAAGGAGTAGTGGTTTTCAGATACCACCCACCAAGACGTGTATTTCTGGTTGGTCCTGACTCTCTACAGCAGCTTGGGATTGAAAATGCTTGA